One stretch of Ananas comosus cultivar F153 linkage group 6, ASM154086v1, whole genome shotgun sequence DNA includes these proteins:
- the LOC109711902 gene encoding uncharacterized protein LOC109711902 isoform X5, protein MLLCSANALLLILTGVFQQYWVYQVRKVRLQGYYSFSQRLKHSARLPFAIIAYGTALMLLVLVWQPYIRILSITILLRTIMVVEAVCAGCFMGLYIGCIYKYNALNGQPDVLKSLYSALQPSSSLEDLRYYDGGHLSDQQMALLQYQRENLHYLSEEVLRLQESLSKYQRTDDGSTPQVDLAHLLASRDQELRALSAEMNQVQSELRLARSLIAEKDSEIQRITGTNNQVYYQYVEENERLRAILGEWSARAAKLERALDVERLSNMELQKTITKLRSLPSAERQV, encoded by the exons ATGTTGCTTTGCAGTGCTAATGCGCTTCTATTGATATTAACAG GTGTATTTCAGCAATATTGGGTCTACCAGGTCAGAAAAGTGCGGTTGCAG GGTTACTACTCTTTTAGCCAGAGATTGAAGCACAGTGCACGCCTTCCATTTGCCATTATTGCTTATG GAACTGCATTGATGTTACTTGTCCTAGTCTGGCAGCCTTATATCAGAATATTGTCGATCACAATTTTGCTAAG GACTATTATGGTTGTTGAAGCTGTCTGCGCTGGATGTTTCATGGGTTTATATATTG GGTGTATCTATAAGTACAATGCTCTGAATGGTCAACCTGATGTCTTAAAGTCACTATATTCTGCATTACAGCCATCTAGCTCACTGGAGGATCTGAG ATATTATGATGGTGGCCATCTATCTGATCAACAAATGGCTTTGCTGCAATACCAAAGGGAAAACCTTCATTATCTGAGTGAGGAG GTTCTGCGTTTGCAAGAATCCTTAAGCAAGTACCAACGAACTGATGATGGAAGCACCCCTCAG GTTGACCTTGCTCATCTTTTAGCATCACGTGATCAAGAACTTCGAGCACTGTCTGCTGAG ATGAATCAAGTACAATCGGAGTTACGCCTTGCTCGAAGTTTGATTGCTGAGAAGGACTCGGAGATTCAGCGCATTACCGGGACAAACAACCAGGTATATTATCAa TATGTGGAAGAGAACGAAAGGCTTAGAGCTATTCTTGGAGAGTGGAGTGCTAGAGCAGCAAAG CTCGAACGGGCGCTGGATGTTGAACGTCTGTCAAACATGGAACTGCAAAAGACTATAACAAAGCTAAGGAGCCTACCATCTGCAGAGCGTCAAGTTTGA
- the LOC109711902 gene encoding uncharacterized protein LOC109711902 isoform X1 gives MSHERGTSSSAAPTAEDNNLFIDILQEAPLSGHRQPRSILGGALYCLLLAGYAVVAAAAPWIFFLIPNLIPMLLCSANALLLILTGVFQQYWVYQVRKVRLQGYYSFSQRLKHSARLPFAIIAYGTALMLLVLVWQPYIRILSITILLRTIMVVEAVCAGCFMGLYIGCIYKYNALNGQPDVLKSLYSALQPSSSLEDLRYYDGGHLSDQQMALLQYQRENLHYLSEEVLRLQESLSKYQRTDDGSTPQVDLAHLLASRDQELRALSAEMNQVQSELRLARSLIAEKDSEIQRITGTNNQVYYQYVEENERLRAILGEWSARAAKLERALDVERLSNMELQKTITKLRSLPSAERQV, from the exons ATGTCGCACGAGAGGGgtacctcctcctccgccgcccccacCGCCGAAGACAACAACCT TTTTATCGACATATTACAGGAAGCACCACTGTCTGGTCATCGGCAGCCAAGGAGCATACTTGGTGGTGCTTTATATTGTCTCCTATTG GCAGGTTATGCTGTTGTGGCTGCTGCAGCTCCATGGATATTCTTCCTTATACCCAATTTGATCCCAATGTTGCTTTGCAGTGCTAATGCGCTTCTATTGATATTAACAG GTGTATTTCAGCAATATTGGGTCTACCAGGTCAGAAAAGTGCGGTTGCAG GGTTACTACTCTTTTAGCCAGAGATTGAAGCACAGTGCACGCCTTCCATTTGCCATTATTGCTTATG GAACTGCATTGATGTTACTTGTCCTAGTCTGGCAGCCTTATATCAGAATATTGTCGATCACAATTTTGCTAAG GACTATTATGGTTGTTGAAGCTGTCTGCGCTGGATGTTTCATGGGTTTATATATTG GGTGTATCTATAAGTACAATGCTCTGAATGGTCAACCTGATGTCTTAAAGTCACTATATTCTGCATTACAGCCATCTAGCTCACTGGAGGATCTGAG ATATTATGATGGTGGCCATCTATCTGATCAACAAATGGCTTTGCTGCAATACCAAAGGGAAAACCTTCATTATCTGAGTGAGGAG GTTCTGCGTTTGCAAGAATCCTTAAGCAAGTACCAACGAACTGATGATGGAAGCACCCCTCAG GTTGACCTTGCTCATCTTTTAGCATCACGTGATCAAGAACTTCGAGCACTGTCTGCTGAG ATGAATCAAGTACAATCGGAGTTACGCCTTGCTCGAAGTTTGATTGCTGAGAAGGACTCGGAGATTCAGCGCATTACCGGGACAAACAACCAGGTATATTATCAa TATGTGGAAGAGAACGAAAGGCTTAGAGCTATTCTTGGAGAGTGGAGTGCTAGAGCAGCAAAG CTCGAACGGGCGCTGGATGTTGAACGTCTGTCAAACATGGAACTGCAAAAGACTATAACAAAGCTAAGGAGCCTACCATCTGCAGAGCGTCAAGTTTGA
- the LOC109711902 gene encoding uncharacterized protein LOC109711902 isoform X2 — protein MSHERGTSSSAAPTAEDNNLFIDILQEAPLSGHRQPRSILGGALYCLLLASYAVVAAAAPWIFFLIPNLIPMLLCSANALLLILTGVFQQYWVYQVRKVRLQGYYSFSQRLKHSARLPFAIIAYGTALMLLVLVWQPYIRILSITILLRTIMVVEAVCAGCFMGLYIGCIYKYNALNGQPDVLKSLYSALQPSSSLEDLRYYDGGHLSDQQMALLQYQRENLHYLSEEVLRLQESLSKYQRTDDGSTPQVDLAHLLASRDQELRALSAEMNQVQSELRLARSLIAEKDSEIQRITGTNNQVYYQYVEENERLRAILGEWSARAAKLERALDVERLSNMELQKTITKLRSLPSAERQV, from the exons ATGTCGCACGAGAGGGgtacctcctcctccgccgcccccacCGCCGAAGACAACAACCT TTTTATCGACATATTACAGGAAGCACCACTGTCTGGTCATCGGCAGCCAAGGAGCATACTTGGTGGTGCTTTATATTGTCTCCTATTGGCAA GTTATGCTGTTGTGGCTGCTGCAGCTCCATGGATATTCTTCCTTATACCCAATTTGATCCCAATGTTGCTTTGCAGTGCTAATGCGCTTCTATTGATATTAACAG GTGTATTTCAGCAATATTGGGTCTACCAGGTCAGAAAAGTGCGGTTGCAG GGTTACTACTCTTTTAGCCAGAGATTGAAGCACAGTGCACGCCTTCCATTTGCCATTATTGCTTATG GAACTGCATTGATGTTACTTGTCCTAGTCTGGCAGCCTTATATCAGAATATTGTCGATCACAATTTTGCTAAG GACTATTATGGTTGTTGAAGCTGTCTGCGCTGGATGTTTCATGGGTTTATATATTG GGTGTATCTATAAGTACAATGCTCTGAATGGTCAACCTGATGTCTTAAAGTCACTATATTCTGCATTACAGCCATCTAGCTCACTGGAGGATCTGAG ATATTATGATGGTGGCCATCTATCTGATCAACAAATGGCTTTGCTGCAATACCAAAGGGAAAACCTTCATTATCTGAGTGAGGAG GTTCTGCGTTTGCAAGAATCCTTAAGCAAGTACCAACGAACTGATGATGGAAGCACCCCTCAG GTTGACCTTGCTCATCTTTTAGCATCACGTGATCAAGAACTTCGAGCACTGTCTGCTGAG ATGAATCAAGTACAATCGGAGTTACGCCTTGCTCGAAGTTTGATTGCTGAGAAGGACTCGGAGATTCAGCGCATTACCGGGACAAACAACCAGGTATATTATCAa TATGTGGAAGAGAACGAAAGGCTTAGAGCTATTCTTGGAGAGTGGAGTGCTAGAGCAGCAAAG CTCGAACGGGCGCTGGATGTTGAACGTCTGTCAAACATGGAACTGCAAAAGACTATAACAAAGCTAAGGAGCCTACCATCTGCAGAGCGTCAAGTTTGA
- the LOC109711902 gene encoding uncharacterized protein LOC109711902 isoform X4: MSHERGTSSSAAPTAEDNNLFIDILQEAPLSGHRQPRSILGGALYCLLLASYAVVAAAAPWIFFLIPNLIPMLLCSANALLLILTGVFQQYWVYQVRKVRLQGYYSFSQRLKHSARLPFAIIAYGTALMLLVLVWQPYIRILSITILLRTIMVVEAVCAGCFMGLYIGCIYKYNALNGQPDVLKSLYSALQPSSSLEDLRYYDGGHLSDQQMALLQYQRENLHYLSEEVLRLQESLSKYQRTDDGSTPQVDLAHLLASRDQELRALSAEMNQVQSELRLARSLIAEKDSEIQRITGTNNQYVEENERLRAILGEWSARAAKLERALDVERLSNMELQKTITKLRSLPSAERQV, from the exons ATGTCGCACGAGAGGGgtacctcctcctccgccgcccccacCGCCGAAGACAACAACCT TTTTATCGACATATTACAGGAAGCACCACTGTCTGGTCATCGGCAGCCAAGGAGCATACTTGGTGGTGCTTTATATTGTCTCCTATTGGCAA GTTATGCTGTTGTGGCTGCTGCAGCTCCATGGATATTCTTCCTTATACCCAATTTGATCCCAATGTTGCTTTGCAGTGCTAATGCGCTTCTATTGATATTAACAG GTGTATTTCAGCAATATTGGGTCTACCAGGTCAGAAAAGTGCGGTTGCAG GGTTACTACTCTTTTAGCCAGAGATTGAAGCACAGTGCACGCCTTCCATTTGCCATTATTGCTTATG GAACTGCATTGATGTTACTTGTCCTAGTCTGGCAGCCTTATATCAGAATATTGTCGATCACAATTTTGCTAAG GACTATTATGGTTGTTGAAGCTGTCTGCGCTGGATGTTTCATGGGTTTATATATTG GGTGTATCTATAAGTACAATGCTCTGAATGGTCAACCTGATGTCTTAAAGTCACTATATTCTGCATTACAGCCATCTAGCTCACTGGAGGATCTGAG ATATTATGATGGTGGCCATCTATCTGATCAACAAATGGCTTTGCTGCAATACCAAAGGGAAAACCTTCATTATCTGAGTGAGGAG GTTCTGCGTTTGCAAGAATCCTTAAGCAAGTACCAACGAACTGATGATGGAAGCACCCCTCAG GTTGACCTTGCTCATCTTTTAGCATCACGTGATCAAGAACTTCGAGCACTGTCTGCTGAG ATGAATCAAGTACAATCGGAGTTACGCCTTGCTCGAAGTTTGATTGCTGAGAAGGACTCGGAGATTCAGCGCATTACCGGGACAAACAACCAG TATGTGGAAGAGAACGAAAGGCTTAGAGCTATTCTTGGAGAGTGGAGTGCTAGAGCAGCAAAG CTCGAACGGGCGCTGGATGTTGAACGTCTGTCAAACATGGAACTGCAAAAGACTATAACAAAGCTAAGGAGCCTACCATCTGCAGAGCGTCAAGTTTGA
- the LOC109711902 gene encoding uncharacterized protein LOC109711902 isoform X3, producing the protein MSHERGTSSSAAPTAEDNNLFIDILQEAPLSGHRQPRSILGGALYCLLLAGYAVVAAAAPWIFFLIPNLIPMLLCSANALLLILTGVFQQYWVYQVRKVRLQGYYSFSQRLKHSARLPFAIIAYGTALMLLVLVWQPYIRILSITILLRTIMVVEAVCAGCFMGLYIGCIYKYNALNGQPDVLKSLYSALQPSSSLEDLRYYDGGHLSDQQMALLQYQRENLHYLSEEVLRLQESLSKYQRTDDGSTPQVDLAHLLASRDQELRALSAEMNQVQSELRLARSLIAEKDSEIQRITGTNNQYVEENERLRAILGEWSARAAKLERALDVERLSNMELQKTITKLRSLPSAERQV; encoded by the exons ATGTCGCACGAGAGGGgtacctcctcctccgccgcccccacCGCCGAAGACAACAACCT TTTTATCGACATATTACAGGAAGCACCACTGTCTGGTCATCGGCAGCCAAGGAGCATACTTGGTGGTGCTTTATATTGTCTCCTATTG GCAGGTTATGCTGTTGTGGCTGCTGCAGCTCCATGGATATTCTTCCTTATACCCAATTTGATCCCAATGTTGCTTTGCAGTGCTAATGCGCTTCTATTGATATTAACAG GTGTATTTCAGCAATATTGGGTCTACCAGGTCAGAAAAGTGCGGTTGCAG GGTTACTACTCTTTTAGCCAGAGATTGAAGCACAGTGCACGCCTTCCATTTGCCATTATTGCTTATG GAACTGCATTGATGTTACTTGTCCTAGTCTGGCAGCCTTATATCAGAATATTGTCGATCACAATTTTGCTAAG GACTATTATGGTTGTTGAAGCTGTCTGCGCTGGATGTTTCATGGGTTTATATATTG GGTGTATCTATAAGTACAATGCTCTGAATGGTCAACCTGATGTCTTAAAGTCACTATATTCTGCATTACAGCCATCTAGCTCACTGGAGGATCTGAG ATATTATGATGGTGGCCATCTATCTGATCAACAAATGGCTTTGCTGCAATACCAAAGGGAAAACCTTCATTATCTGAGTGAGGAG GTTCTGCGTTTGCAAGAATCCTTAAGCAAGTACCAACGAACTGATGATGGAAGCACCCCTCAG GTTGACCTTGCTCATCTTTTAGCATCACGTGATCAAGAACTTCGAGCACTGTCTGCTGAG ATGAATCAAGTACAATCGGAGTTACGCCTTGCTCGAAGTTTGATTGCTGAGAAGGACTCGGAGATTCAGCGCATTACCGGGACAAACAACCAG TATGTGGAAGAGAACGAAAGGCTTAGAGCTATTCTTGGAGAGTGGAGTGCTAGAGCAGCAAAG CTCGAACGGGCGCTGGATGTTGAACGTCTGTCAAACATGGAACTGCAAAAGACTATAACAAAGCTAAGGAGCCTACCATCTGCAGAGCGTCAAGTTTGA